In the Streptomyces spororaveus genome, GGTCAGCCGCTCGTTGCCCGTCAGGCGGCCGGCGGTCTCCTTGAGCTTGCCCTTGGCCTGCTCGACCTTCGCCTCGGCCTTCTGCTCACCAGACACAGCTGATCACTCCCTCTTGGGTGGAAACGCCTTACGAGACCCCGTATGGCCGCTGAAAGTCTTCGTAAACAGAGGCGACCGCGCAACAGGCTTACCCGGGCTCGCCAGGCCCGCAGGTGCGGGCCGGCGCGCTACCGGGGGAGGAGGGCGCGGACGGTCTTGCCGCCTTCGGGCCCGGGCGTGACGAGGACGTGGTGGGCGAGGTCGTTGAGCATGTGCCAGCCGAATCCACCCGTTCCGTCGACGAGGTCGGGGGTCCGCGCCCGGGGCAGCCTCGGGCTGGGATCCTCTATGGCTACCTCGATGGCGCCGGGGTGGGCGGCGAGGCGGAGGGTATAAGGCGCCACCACCGTGGCGCAGAGCGTTCGTCACGAGCTCGGAGACGACCAGGACGACCGTGCCGGCCTCCTCCCGGCCGATGGCCGGCTGCCCGAGGCCTTCGAGGAACGCCCGGGCGGCCTGGCGCGCCCGGGCGACGGCGGACAGAGGGCGAAGGGCTGTGCGCTCGGCGCTCACCGTGGTCATCGCGCGCTCCCGGTTCTGTTGTCGTGTCTGGCCCTGTCTGCCCGGTCGTTGTGCCCCCGCCCGCAACCGTTCAACCCCGGCAACAGTCGACTACCTCGGGGACGCGCGCACGAAAATCTATG is a window encoding:
- a CDS encoding CsbD family protein, with the protein product MSGEQKAEAKVEQAKGKLKETAGRLTGNERLTAEGRAEQATGDARQAKEKVKDVFKH